The DNA window CGGCAGGTCCAGCTCCTTGGCGAGCGCGATGTGAGCGCGGAAGGACTCGATCTGCGCCTCCCGGGCCCGGTCGTCGTCACGAGAGGTGCGGAACCAGTCCAGGCCCGACTCCCCCACGACGATCATGCCGGGGCCGCGGAGCAGCTCGGAGACCTCGGTGATCGCGGCGTCCAGCCCCACCAGCTCACGGCCCTCGTGGTCGTGTCCGCGGGCGTGCAGGGCCGCTTCGTTCGGGTGCACCGCCACTCCGCCGCGCAGCGACGGCGGGCAGTCCTCCGAGGCGAGCAGTGCGGCGGTCCAGCGCACCGCCTCGAGGTCCGAGCCGATGGTGATCTGCGCATCGATGCCCGCGGCCGCAGCGCGTGCGACGTGGTCGTGGACGCTGAGCTGCTCGTCGCCGTCGGCGAAGTCCAGATGGCAGTGGTTGTCGATCACCGGGACGGGGAGCGGCTCAGGAGCCGGCGGCCAGGAGCGGTCGCGCTTCTTCCCTCGGGGGTCGATGTCCTCCCGGTCGCGCACCGGTGGCGGTGCGGCGGGCCCGGACGGGGTCTCGTGCGGTGACGACATGCGACCATGGTAGAAGGACCGGCGACGCCGACGGACCACCGCGGCCCTCGGAGACGAGGTCGTGACCGGACCGTGCTCCCCGCCCCGGAGCAGGCATCACGGCCGACGCGGTGTGATAGCTCACGGGCCGCAGGGAGGCGGAGCGGGGCCCGATATGGCAAGATGGGGCGTCGTTGCGCGTCCCTTCGTGCACCCGAGCGCCCCGATTCCGTTGGACCGGGTTCGGGTCGCTGCTCGGGCGGATGCCAACGCTGTTCATCCTCCGGACCGTCAAGGAGCGTCCCATGGCAGTGCCCAAGTTCAAGATGTCCCGTGCGCGCACGCACTCCCGTCGTTCGCAGTGGAAGGCCAACAACGCCGACCTCGTGCAGGTGACGGTCCGCGGCCGCACCGCCTCCGTGCCGCGTCGCCTCGCGAAGGCGTACCAGCGCGGTCTCCTCCAGATCGAGGACTGATCGCCGCGGGCCCTGCCCGCACCGCGAATCTTCAGCGACGCCCCCGGCACTCGGTGCCGGGGGCGTCGTGCTGTGCGGGATGCGTCGGGCCGGCCGACGGGCGCTGAGCGCCCGACGGTCCGCGCCGGCTCACTCCCTCTGCGACGCCAGGCTCACTTCCTCAGCAGCGCCAGGTCGTAGAGCTCGCTCGCCCCGACCCCGGCGTGGCCGCGGGCGACCTCCTTCGCCGCATCCTTGAGCCGCGCTCCGTCCGCGGCGCGGGCGAGCACCAGCTCGACCAGGTCCTCGGCGCTCGCCGCCGCCGGCTCGGCTCCTGCCACCACGATGACGACCTCGCCGAGCACCTCGTCGGCCTCGGCCCAGGCGACCAGCTCGTCGAGGGTGCCGCGACGGATCTCCTCGTAGGTCTTGGTCAGCTCACGGGCCACGGCGGCGGACCGGTCCCCGCCGAAGGCCTCCGCCATCGCCGCCAGGGTCGCGGCGGTGCGCCGCGGCGACTCGAAGAAGACCATGGTCCGCTCCTCCGCGGCGAGCGGCTCGAGCGCTCCGGCCCGTCGGCCCTCCCGCCGCGGCGGGAAGCCCTCGAAGGTGAAGCGGTCCGGCGCGATGCCGGAGGCGGCGAGCGCGGTCAGCACGGCGGAGGGCCCGGGGATCACGGTGACCCGGTGCCCGGCGTCGGTCGCCGCGCGCACCGCACGGAACCCCGGGTCGGAGACCACGGGCATGCCGGCGTCGGTGACGATGAGGACCCGCTGCCCGGCCGCGAGCGCCTCGAGCAGGGTGCCGGTCCGTTCGGCCTCGTTGTGCTCGTGGTACGAGAGGATCGTTCCGGTCGTCTCGACCTCCAGCTCCCGCACCAGACGGTGGAGCCGACGGGTGTCCTCGGCGGCGATCAGATCGGCCTCGCCGAGCGCCCGCATCAGACGCACCGAGGCGTCCAGCGGGTTCCCGATCGGGGTGGCGGCGAGGGTGAGGACTCCGGGCTCGAGCATCCCGCCATGCTAGCCATCTCCGCTCCCCCGGCGCCCCCTCGCACCGCGCGCTGCGCCGCAGGTCTCCTCAGCGGATGTCCCGGATGACCTAGCATGTGCGGGTGCCCACGGAGGAGGAAGCGACTGTCCCAGCCCACCGCGCCGCCGTCGAGGACGAGCCGCGCGCCGTGCTCGCCTCCTACCGTCGGCGCCTGAGGACCTTCGACCTTCCCGTCTCGCGGATCGCCTGGGCCGGGGCGATGGCGCTGTTCGGGCTCGCCCTGGTGCTGCGGCTGTGGGGCCTGGGGTCCATCGGAGAGCTGATCTTCGACGAGACCTACTACGTCAAGGACGGCTACACCCTCACGCAGCAGGGGGTGGAGATGGACTGGCCCGACGAGCCGGACGCCGCCTTCGAGGCCGGGGACGTGGACACCTACGAGCCGCAGGGCTCGTACGTGGTCCATCCGCCGCTGGGCAAATGGCTGATCGGCGGCGGCATGCTGCTGCTGGGTGCCGACAACCCCTGGGGGTGGCGGATCTCCTCCGCCGTGATGGGCTCCCTCGCCGTGCTGATGCTCGCCCGCATCGGCAGGCGCCTGTTCCGATCGACCACCGCCGGTCTGATCGCCGCCCTGCTCTTCGCGATCGACGGCGTCTCGCTCGTGCACGCGCGCACCAGCCTGCTCGATCCCTTCCTGATGTTCTTCGCCCTCGCCGCCTTCGGAGCGCTCCTGCTGGACCGGGACGCCTTCCGCGAACGGCTCGCCGCGGCGAGCGCCCGCCTGCACACGAGCGGAGGGTCGCTGCCCCCGCTCGGGATCTCCGGCGGTCTGCGCCCCTGGCGGCTGACCGCGGGCGTGCTGCTGGGCATGGCCTGCTCGGTGAAGTGGTCCGGGCTGTACTTCGTGGCGGTCTTCGGGATCATGACCGTGCTGTGGGACTGGTGGGCCCGGCGCACCGTCGCCCAGCGCGACTGGCTGGTGGGCGGGCTGGTGCGGGATGCGATCCCCGCCTTCTTCGCGACGGTCGGCACGGCCCTGGTCACCTATCTGGCCTCGTGGTCCGGCTGGTTCGCCTCCGGGGTCGGCTACAACCGTCATCTCGCCCAGGAGAAGGGGGTGGACACCGGCATCGGGGTGCTCGACTCCCTGCACTCGCTGTGGCTGTACCACGTCCAGGCGTACACCTTCCACGTCGGCCTGGACACCGAGCACCCCTACCAGGCGAACCCGTGGGGCTGGCTGCTGCAGCTGCGGCCCACGAACTTCTACTACCGCTCCTACGAGTACGGGGAGAACGGCTGCGAGGTCGCCAAGTGCGGCGCCCACATCCTCTCGGTCGGCAATCCGCTCATCTGGTGGCTGGGCACCCTCGCCCTGCTGGTGACGCTGGTGCTGGCCGTGGTCCGGCACGACGGCCGCGCCTGGGCGGCGCTGTCCGGC is part of the Brachybacterium ginsengisoli genome and encodes:
- the rsmI gene encoding 16S rRNA (cytidine(1402)-2'-O)-methyltransferase, which encodes MLEPGVLTLAATPIGNPLDASVRLMRALGEADLIAAEDTRRLHRLVRELEVETTGTILSYHEHNEAERTGTLLEALAAGQRVLIVTDAGMPVVSDPGFRAVRAATDAGHRVTVIPGPSAVLTALAASGIAPDRFTFEGFPPRREGRRAGALEPLAAEERTMVFFESPRRTAATLAAMAEAFGGDRSAAVARELTKTYEEIRRGTLDELVAWAEADEVLGEVVIVVAGAEPAAASAEDLVELVLARAADGARLKDAAKEVARGHAGVGASELYDLALLRK
- a CDS encoding TatD family hydrolase; its protein translation is MSSPHETPSGPAAPPPVRDREDIDPRGKKRDRSWPPAPEPLPVPVIDNHCHLDFADGDEQLSVHDHVARAAAAGIDAQITIGSDLEAVRWTAALLASEDCPPSLRGGVAVHPNEAALHARGHDHEGRELVGLDAAITEVSELLRGPGMIVVGESGLDWFRTSRDDDRAREAQIESFRAHIALAKELDLPLQIHDRDAHRDVLEVLEADGAPERTVFHCFSGDAEFARACADRGWFLSFAGTVTFKNADGLRGALAEVGLGQVMVETDAPFLTPVPYRGRPNSSYLIPITMATIAEVTGTDLETACRRIRETTESVYRWPEAVAA
- the rpmF gene encoding 50S ribosomal protein L32, with amino-acid sequence MAVPKFKMSRARTHSRRSQWKANNADLVQVTVRGRTASVPRRLAKAYQRGLLQIED
- a CDS encoding dolichyl-phosphate-mannose--protein mannosyltransferase, with translation MRVPTEEEATVPAHRAAVEDEPRAVLASYRRRLRTFDLPVSRIAWAGAMALFGLALVLRLWGLGSIGELIFDETYYVKDGYTLTQQGVEMDWPDEPDAAFEAGDVDTYEPQGSYVVHPPLGKWLIGGGMLLLGADNPWGWRISSAVMGSLAVLMLARIGRRLFRSTTAGLIAALLFAIDGVSLVHARTSLLDPFLMFFALAAFGALLLDRDAFRERLAAASARLHTSGGSLPPLGISGGLRPWRLTAGVLLGMACSVKWSGLYFVAVFGIMTVLWDWWARRTVAQRDWLVGGLVRDAIPAFFATVGTALVTYLASWSGWFASGVGYNRHLAQEKGVDTGIGVLDSLHSLWLYHVQAYTFHVGLDTEHPYQANPWGWLLQLRPTNFYYRSYEYGENGCEVAKCGAHILSVGNPLIWWLGTLALLVTLVLAVVRHDGRAWAALSGIIAGYVPWLFYSERTIFTFYTIAFSPWLMLCLAYVLTLLIGSPRADGERRLAGGLFVGSLLVLIVLVSAFFWPIWTGQVLDLEQWRYRMWLPSWT